aaatgttcgATATTTTTCGAACCAAACAAGTACGTGTATTTACTGTTTTTTGATGGATGTGCAGAATGGAGtgcaggtttattttatttgttgcattCTCAATGTTAGCAAAATGattgtacaattattttgtagtgATGTTTGGTGCTGGTGTTGCAAACACAACGAGAAAGGAATCCCCTATTAAATTAACTCTTAAAAAGGATAGTTTTGAATTCAACTAAATGCTTATTGCACATTGTTTGTCTGGTAGGAAATCTGACAGGAACATTTCACTGTGATGATCAAAATTGCTATTAAAAAGAGTATAATCAATTGGTCTCGTGGTGTGCAAATTCCGAACAAGTCTAAAACAACCAAATAACAAAACCACATCATGAACACTTGAACAGTCGGACACCTAATTGATTTATTTGACAAACTGCATTTAACTATTTCCAATTGTTCCCACctacaaaaatgtgaaaagaaCACATTTTGTTCTAACTAAACTGATGTAAGTGTGTGAACCCTATTTCCTGGCTAgacaatcaaattaaaaaacccaAGGCTACACCTTTCtttctaattatttattaattaaaactCCAGACAAGAAGTACTGCCAACGGAACACTATCTTCATTGATTAACTCATCATGTCAAACTCAATTTCAGCTGactataaataaaactaaaataaaccaaacacaCCAAACAAAATACTCTACATCTTCTTTGTGTGGGAGTTATAATCATATTATAACTTCAGACATTttaaggcccaatttcatagagctgcttaagcagacaatattgcctaactatttcctgcttagcagaaatgaacaggataGCAATCACAAATTATACATGTCACATtataatttggctggtaaccttagtctTGTAAGCATGCTATTACTGttcttagctacttgttgtgttttgtggtAAGCAGCATGTGATAAGCAGTATGAAATTTTGCCGTAGTCCTAACAAAACATTGACGCATTATTGATGAACCTATATTCATTACAATAAGTAAACTCTCTCAAGTTCACAGAAGAAAGATTATTTATCAGCAATATTTTATATTTGGAACTAGCTAGACAGTTGGGTTTATTTCTCAATGTGTTTTActtatagaccaatccgacgaaacaaaattggtagtgccctctattgaaaaattaccaactgcggtgtctttttgtgcacaaactAGGCATTGAAGgcaccgggcgcgcaagtgttgagcaccgcgtgCCATTTGATGCGGTGTCTTCAATGCAAAGACtctgcacaaaaagacaccgcagttggtaattttcaatagagggcgctaccaaattttgtttcgtcggattggtctatgtGTTGTATTCATCATTGATACAATGATTACCAAATCTAAAGATTTTTTTTGCGAAAAAACTTGCATTGATGAGATGCGATTACTTGGAATCTCTATGAAATGACGTAATTTTGTTCACTTTACGGGAAAAGAAATCTAAACATTGATGAAGGTTTGATGTTCTTTTTACCATGCTTGGTACAAAGTATTGCTTACTAAATTTGATTTGCTTAGCAGTTACAAATGTCATCATGCATCACTGCACAAGATACAAAGAGCATACCATTTGGCTGGTTGACTGCACCTTCTGTGCTAAGTGGTTTTTGAAATTATGCCtttgattttaaaatgtcaaatttattcTTTATTAATACTAAAATAAATAAGATTAACTATGTCTTTTCTTATAAAACTCAATGCAGACGGACACTATGTATTTTAAAGaacacaaatatttgatttcTAGTTTGGAAACTAGCTTAATGAAAATTAgtgataaaatattgtttttttttaaacaaccacGCAATGAAAACAACTGATAACTCCATATCAAAGTGAATACTggtcaattcaaatattttaggcatttcaaggatttttttttcaaattttgtaaacGAGTcatattttgtgttattattgaAAATATCTAACAATGGCTGGAACACCATAAACACACCCATGATTTTTGAGTTGTACATGGAGATtggtaacaaaattaaaaaaaacatgtaaaatttatatttatattcatttGACAATAGCGAAATAATAACTAACTGAGTTTAGGGGAACAGTTTTCTGCGCACATGACAGTATTTAAATAACCATTTCAAAGGTTCGACACTGGCATCACGCTTTTAAAAATATAGATtttggattgaaaaaaaaatatctgtcATTTCCAATCATGAATAACTTAAAATTACATGGCATTATGGTGGAGTATGTGCTATGATGTGcgaatataaaaatataacatggtttgagggtgaacAGTCAATATTAGCTCCCAAGGTTTTGGAAGTTGACACACTGGTGCCTGAGGTGAAGCCGAAGGAACTAGTTGGCCAACTTTCAATACCTCGCGGAGCTATTGACTGTTCACCCGAAGTAAACCAAGTTGTGTTTGTATTAATATACCTCATACATTATTCAGTTACTggaacattattattttgagcaagGGGAAATGAcaactgtgaaataaaatgcatCCAGTTTATTCACCGACTAGGCACATGCGAACAACACCGGGGAACAGTTCCACGACCATGtagcgcatgacaagtagactgTCGCCTGGGCTGCCCGACTTGTCATGCTTATTTGCCATGTGCGAGAATACTAAACAGCAAAGATAGCACCTGGCACGTGATGTTGAATGGACCAGAGAGAATttgactctcggtcatgaatatgtatgagttATAAGTAATAAAGTAAATTTGGTTAGCAACTCTCTGAAAATTAATACTTGCGCTGTACCTTTTCTTAAAGCTAATCATCTGATAGCAACTCCTCATCTATTTCTTGTGTTTCTCAACGACAGCCAGGAAGTCTTTAACATCTTCTGTTGAGCCCATAATGACGGGGACACGTTGATGGATGTTAGTCGGCTGGACATCCAAGATGGCTTCCTTCCCGGTGGTTGCCATGCCACCAGCTTTTTCTACGATGTACGCCATTGGGTTCGCCTCATAGAAAAGCCTTAGCTGTTGGATCCAATAAATGTATTGTCTGATGATTGAATGACTAGAAACTATTTTATTACAtaaaggtttgggtactttttgtacgacacaaaacacaatgttcacagacgTACATTAAACTGACACAGTTTGATGATtataatgatagaaaaatattacttgctgaggtgctgtagtttttgagaaatgagtaaaacaatgtcacaaaaacaatttttgtctcaggTCAGGAGACGGAAATGAGTTTagcgtttttgttattttatgcgactctttatttctgaaaaacttgaagaaactgaaacttctacaggtaaattatattatatcgtcgttcacagtgagtagggattaaTGTCATATCCAAAAGCTTGATCTACAGAAGGTATAAAAACCTTTACCTATTTCAACCCATACAACCAAGGAGGACAAAACTTAATTGAATTCAGTGACCACATTGAAATGCATACTATGCATAAgtatttattgctttgtgagGAATCGTGTGCCCAATCTGATTAGCTTTTTGGGAGATTGCCTAGATAACCATagctacatccttatggactgtaaagggggttaACCCTGCTACAcccccatgagtaggtggcattatgcccctggtggcagttgatttgggtcgatagcccaaatcagttaagagtacccctcaccttgaagtggccgtccagCCTTGTGATGATAGGTGATCTCtcatagaaaaaaataataggaAAGTAAATAAAAAGTCTTCCGATATGTCTTCTCAGACATCGTCTGACATACCTTTCCCTTGGGACTCTTCTTGTGTGCTGGGTATAAGAAGATTCCTCCATACACCAAGGTACGATGCATATCGGCAACCATCGAACCAATGTAGCGAGATCCATAAGCTGCTCTACCCTCCTGTAAGATTCAAATCATACATTAGAAATATCAATCTAGCTAGAGTTTACTTTCAAGAATATTAAAAATGgatttgaagttttgcatggttGGAGTGTAGTCAGGTGAGGTTTTgcgcggtagcaccatgtgttaatctcttttgagtagtgtggttctgaaatgaactggTGGTTAAAAACTCAACGCTTCGGTCAGTATGCTCTAATCATCTTTGATAGACTTctctgaagatgatcagagcttacagatcgaaacgttgagttatcAACcgctgttttttttccagatctAACACTACTTCAAAGAGATGTACACGTGGTGCTACAACAAAACTCACCTAAGACGCCAAGCAATCCTCTCAACTTAACACAACTTGCTTTTCAAGCTTTTCAATTATCTAAATGATACAGTTTCAAATGAAAGAACCTAAACTCTCTCTGTGGACAGTGTGGAGATAATGTTCTTTTGACATTGTGGGGAATTCTGTCTATGTGTGGAAAATTCAGGATTTATCGGGTATAGGCCAACACAATGGCTAGCATGATCTCCACACTCTCCTTGTGTTCCTTAAATTCAAGAAAATCTGAAGGTCCAGGGAGATCTGTGAAAACCAAGACAAATCACATGCGTGGTCGATTCCTTAGTCCTGTGACGGACAACTTAACTTGCATAATGTCCACACTACTCCTAACGCACTTGACATCATTAATCCCATCATCCCAACACAAACATAAAGACTTATGAATTAACTATagataatagtaaacttgcgggtacaaccgtaACAATTCTCATTTGAGAGATTGTTGGCTCTGGAAAGAGCCTTTGGTCTTGACGCTTCCAACAGTGTACTCTGcttttttctcctgaagacaagcagagtataatATTTGAAACGTCAAAACCAAACCTACTGTTTTTAAGGTCCAACACTCCCTCAAGAGATAGTTATTATATATTATGTTTGAACCCACAAGTTTTCTATTATTTACCGTTTATTCTTGTCCTTCgaaccatgcaaagctttaaacacaaacaacaaaacttacTGTTGATGTTTTCTTAGCATTGACGTATTCTTTGATTTCCTCGTCCCATAGCTCCGTGTAACCTTCGTTGATGCTGTAGATTTTTCCTCTCGGTTTGATTCGTATGTTACGCTCTGTCAGGATGAACTCTCCAATAGcctgaaatgaaattaataatattCAAAGTCTTTATTAAGTTGATGAAACAtgattcaacattttcaaagcagGATAGactgttttacttttaaaaccaCATTGCGTTCTCCTCATTTCACTGATAACTTTCaagaacttttttttaccattgttAAGTGACACTTTCAGCTGCTgcttgtcattttgtttgtatatataccaataaacaaataaacacataaaaataaacttaaaggGAACGTATACCCAAAATAGGGCAAACATAACGGACGGGCtgccacaatttttttttgtcactgTCTCCAGCTCATTAGGCAGCAAGTCTGAGGACTCCAAGATTCAAGTATGCAACGGAAGATTATCGGCCGTGGCTTACAGTCGGGGTTCTACGAATCACAGCTAAGGccaattcatacttcctgcgaatgtgaagcaaattttgacttcacaggactgttttcacagcgaatgCTTCGCAAGTCAAaatgaatttgtgacgtcaaaatttgcatcgcatttgcaggaagaaCGAACCGGGGTGAAGTGCCGGCTCATATCCGATCACAAGACAACATAAAATCTCATAGATTACTACAAAAAGTTGTCTTTCATTTGTCAAGTCAGTGTTTCTTTGTGACATTAGATACTTtttaatcaggtgaggtttgcgatagcaccatgtgtaaacctCTTATGAGTagtaatggttctgaaaagaactggttgTTGACAACCcaaagtttcgatcagtatgctctgatcatcttcaggagaatgctgggcCCTGCTTAAGTAATTGCCTTGGAGATAACTGGTAGTTTGGCTTGGCTTGATGGAGCATGAAGGCAGCAACAGGAACTGGATAAGCTGGGCTTAACTCGCGTGTAGGCTGGAGCTGGAAGTAAACTTAAACTGAAACCCACTGGGAATGGTTAGGGAGTGTGTGAGATTtaaacatggtgctaccacaaccCTCcccccaccatgcaaagtttcaaattctacttttacaaattcaaatttcaaattcttACTGGATCAAGCATAAACCCATTCACGCTGTTCCCAGCACTAAGAACGACCATGCAGGCGCTTCCGTACAATGCGTAACCAGCGGCAATCATCTTACGACCAGGTTGAAGCACATCTTTGTCCGTGGGAGCAGCATTGGTCTCctaaaataaatagtaaaatcaGAGCCTGAGGTTACTGTGTGTTAAAGATTCAGTCATATTGAATatagtttcatttatttttacttttattatttatttattttacttatttcacATTAAACAGAATTGCAGTAACAGGATGATTAGGAATGTGCAGTTTCAgattgggtgggggggggggggggggggacctgTGCAAacaaacccaatccacatgaaCCCTATCTCAGGTGTGGTAAAAACAGGGGGCCACAGGTggaaggcagggaaagaaaccacttgGCCAACCTGCTGAAGAATAGGATTAAACAAAGGAACGatatttggtttttgttttaggggCCTAGTGGTACCCTAGAGAGAATTTCTTCAGAAAAGGGAATAATATAACAACAATGGCAACACAACTGTAACTGCCATATGTAAGAGTGGGTAGGTGTTCACATTCAAGCTGGGgacccataaaaaaaaaacacacacaataggGTCCatggttcgggaaaggtccacagttggaaaacgttaACAAGAGGGACAATAAGAGGTCCAGAGTTGCAGGCAtttacacacttgtgtgtgtgtgtatgtggcTGCCCTAACACACGCCAAACTTCCAGGGTACTCATTTGACAATGGAACATAGCTACCCCAACAGTTTTCTTTGTTCTAGTGGTAGCCTAAAGAGAATTTCAGAAatagcgggggggggggggggggggtgtatcaccgattatcttcaagtacgcactaatcctccaatcagctTTGCAGGATGGAGTGGTGATATAAACCTATTATAGGcctattgcacggctaatatcactacctgcgcattgtgtgttctatgtcacgtgtcaagtttgcttgaagataaatacgttatctcACGCGCACTCactggatatgggacgcagaagcgctatatttttccgtattccactcgcgtttgggtgataacttatattgtcAACTGTTTCTTACCATTTTCCAGATACCAAAGATGGACCCAATAGAGACAAGACAGTCAATGTTTGAGGATCCATCCAACGGATCAAACGCAACGACGTACTTTCCTCTCTGCTCCACCTCGACCTCTATCAACGTCTCGTTCTCCTCTGAGATGAGAGCGCAGGTTGTGAAAGAAGAACGGAGTGAGTTGATGAAGAGATCGTTGGCTAGGACGTCAAGTTTCTTCTGTTCGTCTCCGGTAGTGTTGGTGCTACCTGCTATACCATATCTACAAGTACATATATGATAAACCACAatgttaaagggagggtacacagTCATGATTTGGTAATCACACtgttaaaactacatgtattgataataaaaaactttGGTTAGAAGTACAGTCGCTCTCGAAAATATAAATCAAATCACTTTGAAGTAAGGTGGTTATGAAAAAGATATCAGCTTTTATACttgacccagtgactggggcgcaaGATTCCTTTTTTTCGAACTTTTGACATTATCAGTTATCTAGCTGAAATAAGCTGACCGATAatgtaaaaatttcaaaaaaaggaatctagcgccccaatCACTGGGTCCACTTTTTTACCCAGAAatgtgaatctgagaagtgttatcGTCAGTGTCAGTATGAGGtataaatatttatacaaaCTTATTAACAATAGATAAAGATCCCATTTTCCTTCTAGTTCTAGCGCATTCATCACTCTACAATCTTTGATATTGGGTTATCTTACAAGCACGAAAATAGTCTAGAGCCAGCTACACTAAGGAGGGTACAAAAGATTTGTCagcttaatttttttaattcaatttaactATTAGTATTAAAATATATTCAATTCACAAATAAAACTTGTGTGATCACTGATCAGTGATACTACTGTAGTCTtgtttacttattattattattactattttatttgccataacagtacaaaacaaaatacgtacattgacaatataccccgagacgggcaagggacaacaaaagcaaatatatatactatgatccgtagaccTGTTGctccacatctggggtacacaataaaattaatatagatttaacataatatagtacacaaagcaataataaaactAAAGCAGATAACACAActagtaaataataaatatctaataagaaaaaataaattaaaaaatctaaTACGAGCAAAGCCAAAGCTCTAAAGAACCCCAAAACATAAAGCAGAGCACAGCAAGACATTTCTTCATTATTACTTGACCCTATTTTTTCAGATTGATTTCGATTCACTCAACCTCCACTTGGCTCTCCATGGCTCTACATACTTACAGTTTAGCGATGCCTGCTTTACGCACTGCCGACGACACCGCTTTGATGGCGGTCAGTAACGCATTGAGTAACTGGGTGAGCTCACCGGTAGCGCTCGGAAAACGTCTCTGTTCCTCTAGAACAAACCTCGTCAGGGTCATAAAATCAGTCTGCAAAGCACCCCCAGCAGACATCCTGGAACAATCTCGTGTTTTCAACTTCCTGAAATGTACGAGATAAAAGTGTAAAAAGATTGTAAATCTCTAGAGACTTTCACAACTCGTCTGCTCTCGAATTTTGTGATTGTATGCACTTTGCCCTCTGTTGTTTACTGGTGGGTCAATCAGCTGTGGCCAATCGAGATGCTTCAATTGATCACGTGAGAGACACACCCCCAAAAATAattagctggtaacctgtttgtTGGATGCGAATTGTGCGTTTGTGTGAATAGGAGCCACACTACACGTGTGTACGTGTCTAGAGCGCCTCGTCAAAAATGGAATGCAAATTCTATTTCGTGCATAATTAATAGTCCACGTATAATAATATACTATAACAATATTAGCTCAAATAATTGGCTTGAATTAACGCTTGATGTTTTTGTCTGCAATTACCAACTTAATAGTAATCAACACAATGCGCAGCCGTCGTATTTTCAGttaaaactaaaagtaaaaTGAATTATATGTCAGTCCCGTGTTAAGTTGCTGTCATTACACTGTTATTGGGCGCAATCTTTCGAAGTTACCACATTTGTGCGGTGCGGCCGTTATTCGTATGACGATGTAAACCTTATTTCCTTGCGCCACTTTGAAAATTCCCCAGATTTATTGGATCCGCACCAAAAGTTGAACAATCGCTCGTGTCACACAGTCGTTTTCTTTTGATGGTTAAATAATATGGACGTGATAATCATGTGTCCGGAATAGACAATAATTTACTGGTACCAGCAATAGTTAGAGATCAACTGatcccaaataataataataatgcctgTATAGGCATGTTGTAGCTAGGTTTCTTATTGGTTAGGCCTACTGGTTATATCTCAGAATATTTCCTTTGTCAAAGGGAGGGCCTTTGgtgattatttaaaataaaataaattaccaTAAAGACTTATTACGGGGTCaataagaagcactgcagccgTAGAAAATGTATAGCgttttgagagagaaaaattCAAAGGAATGCGGTTTAATAAGAGCTAGCGAGGATTGAAACGCTGTTGAATTAATTGTTGGGAACGCACGGCAtccatatattaaaaaaaaaaaaaaaaaaaaaaaaacatattcaatatattcttcctgcatgggcATAAAAATGTAAATGCCCTATATTTTCGGCGATAAATAATACaaccatttgaaaaaaatgtcagtttattttattaatatctacatTTACATTAAAAGAATGATCGAACTgttaaaacaattgtcaaacGTATACTTTATTGACTTTGCAATTTGTGTTACCGGTGTGGCATGAGATTCTGTCACACAGAGTTTCGTGCCCAACTTTGATTTCGCTTGGGGTCGCCAAAGACAACACAGAAAAaccaacacacaaacaaacactcaCTTGTGTGTTAATTtatcaaatcaaaacaatataatGTATGTTGTAGTATACCGTTTCTTGAAAAtctgtgtaataaaaaaagtcacaacAACCATCACAAGTTTCAAAGAACATCTACTTTTCACACATTGTGGCACCCTGCTCAGCTCGGATttttgaacagcgccctctcgagTTCATCCAACTCCAATCCAATCAAACACCCCTGTGCCTTCTGCAGTTGCAGAGGATGAGAGAGCGAGTCATGCCACGGTCGTTGCAGAGCAGACGACTCACAGCAACCCACTGTGCAATTTCCATCGATTGTTTTTGCGCCAACCTGTCTACAAATTAAATGTTTAGATGAAATTATACGCAACCTTTAGCTCATCTGGACTTCAGTTTACGCTGATTCAACGACCTTCACAATATAGCGGCACCTAGTCAGAGGGTGTAGTCTTTTCGGAAGATAGAACACGATGTGTGAAGCGGGACAATTTATTCAGCGAGTACAGGTAA
Above is a genomic segment from Asterias rubens chromosome 10, eAstRub1.3, whole genome shotgun sequence containing:
- the LOC117295752 gene encoding fructose-1,6-bisphosphatase 1-like, whose amino-acid sequence is MSAGGALQTDFMTLTRFVLEEQRRFPSATGELTQLLNALLTAIKAVSSAVRKAGIAKLYGIAGSTNTTGDEQKKLDVLANDLFINSLRSSFTTCALISEENETLIEVEVEQRGKYVVAFDPLDGSSNIDCLVSIGSIFGIWKMETNAAPTDKDVLQPGRKMIAAGYALYGSACMVVLSAGNSVNGFMLDPAIGEFILTERNIRIKPRGKIYSINEGYTELWDEEIKEYVNAKKTSTEGRAAYGSRYIGSMVADMHRTLVYGGIFLYPAHKKSPKGKLRLFYEANPMAYIVEKAGGMATTGKEAILDVQPTNIHQRVPVIMGSTEDVKDFLAVVEKHKK